The sequence below is a genomic window from Humulus lupulus chromosome 3, drHumLupu1.1, whole genome shotgun sequence.
ATCCATCAAGGAGTTGAGGGTTTTTTTGGGACTTACGGGGTATTACCGTAAGTTTGTACAAGGTTATGGGAGCATCGCTAAGCCGCTGACGGATCAGCTTAGAAAAGATTCTTATGGGTGGACTCAAGAAGCCGATTCGGCCTTCCTTCAATTAAAAAAAGCGATGTGTTCAGTACCGGTGTTGGCCTTATCAAACTTTTCAGTTCCTTTTGTGTTGGAAGCAAATGCGTCGGGGGCTGGTTTAGGGGCTGTTTTGATGCAAAATGGGCGCCTCGTCAGATTCTATCATCGCGAGCCCGTATGAAGTCCATTTATGAGAGGGAACTCATGGCAATCGTGCTGGCTGTTCAAAAATGGAGACCCTATTTGTTGGGACGCAAGTTTTTGGTGAGGACAGATCAACGCAGCTTGAAGTATTTGTTGGAGCAAAGATTAGTGGCTCTAGAGCATAAAAAATGGCTTACAAAACTGCTGGGATATGATTTTGACATCTAGTATAGACCGGGGTTAGAGAATAAAGCGGCTGACGCCTTATCCCGCCTACCTTGCGAGGCTGCTTTAGCTGCCATTTCAGTTCCAAATGTGGTGTCAATTCCAGATTTAACAGCGCACACAGAGGTAGACCCTTTTCTTTCTAAAATAGCGAAGGAGTTGCAGGAGGGGCAGCAAGTGGCTGGTTATTCTTTGGTGCACGGCTGTCTGAAATTTAAGGGGCGATTAGTCATACCGGCCTCTTCCCCTTTCATTCCATTATTGTTACAAGAGTATCACATCAGTGCAGTAGGGGGACATTCGGGGGTGTTTAAAACTTTTCAGCGGATAGCGGCTGATTTATATTGGCAAGGAATGCGAAGGGACGTTCAAAAGTTTGTTGCTGAATGTGCAATTTGCCAGCAAAGTAAGTATCTAGCTCAATCACCGACAGGTTTGCTTCAGCCATTGCCCATTCCAGACCAAGTTTGGGATGATATTTCCATGGATTTCATTGAGGGGCTGCCGAAATCGAATGGGTTCGACTCCATCTTTGTAGTGGTGGACCATTTGAGTAAATATGCGCATTTTATACCCCTACGGCATCCATTTACAGCGACTACCGTCGCTGCCAGTTTTGTTAGCGAAGTTGTCAAACTTCATGGTGTCCCACATTCCATTGTTTCAGATCGTGACAAGGTGTTTCTCAGCTTGTTTTGGAAGGAGCTATTGAGATTGCAGGGAGCAAGTTTAAAGGagagtacagcttatcatccccAATCGGATGGACAGACGGAGGTGGTAAACTGCTGCTTGGAGACTTTTTGACGCTGTTTTATCAGCTCAAAACCGAATCAATGGGCCAAGTGGATATCTTGGGCAGAGTATTGGTACAATACTTCCTTTCATTCGGCTGCTGGAATGACACCATTCAAAGCCCTTTATCACCGAGACCCCCCGCCATTGGTACGTTTTGAACCAGCCAGTACAAAGTATCCGCTGTGGAGCAAGCACTAAGCGACAGGGACAACGTTTTGGAGCTATTAAAACAGAACCTACATCGGGCCCAGCAGAAAATGAAGGTACAGGCCGATAAGAAGAGACGGGAGGTGCATTTTGAGGTGGGGACTTTTGTCTATGTCAAGTTGAGGCCATATAGGCAGCGAACTGTGGCCAAGCGGATTAATGAGAAGCTGTCACCACGATACTTTGGCCCTTTCCAGATTTTAGAACGCATTGGTGCGGCTGCCTACCGTCTCCGGCTCTCTCCCGATGGCACAATCCACCCGGTTTTCCATGTTTCGCTGCTAAGGACAGCGCTGGGACCAAATCAGCACCCTACCAAGCTCCCTCTAGAGTTAATGGCGGAGGTGGAATGGATTTTGAAGCCAGAAGAAGTCTTGGAGTTTCGGCCAGGAACTCAGAAGGAAGCACCGCAGGCCTTGATCAAGTGGATGAACATACCAGAATGTTATGCAACTTGGGAGGACTTTCGTGTGATTCAAAAGTAGTTTCCAGActttcaccttgaggacaaggcgAAACTGGTGGCCGGCGGTATTGATAAACCTCCTATCACTTTTGTATACACTAGGAGAGGTAAGAGAGGAAAAGGCTCGGGGTAAGTACTGACTAAGAGGTTAGAACCACCAAGTAGAGGTAGTTATATGAGGATTAATTGGGTGGGAGTGGGGTACAGAGGAGTTCTGTGTAGACCACAATATAAAAAGGGTAGAAGAGATATTATTAGCCAGGCTGGAATTGGTATTTTGTAACCTCTTTTGGGAGAGACCAGGCTCTCGAACGCGTGGGTATCAATACAACTGAATTTCTTCATCATTTCTGCATTTATTTTCACTGTTATTTGCTTTTGTTCTTGCTGTCTGGGCGATTAGAGATAGGAAAATCCTATCAGGTTCActgatttatttatttgaataagAAATGGCACTGGTGTACTATTATGGTTTAGAACTAAGATTACACCCAAAGGAGTTTGTAAGCACTAACAAACTTCACCAAGTTTATCACTGAAATTACAAATCAGGCAGCATCAAAACATAGATACTTTACAACAAATCTTCGCCCCCTGATGCATTATCGACAGATTTATTTAATTGTAATAGTTGATTTATTGCGGTTTTATATTTGTTGATCAGGTTGACGGTTCCATGACAGTTACAACTACCAGAAAGACTAAAGACCCATACATAATTGTCAAGGCTAGGGATCTTATTAAGCTTTTATCAAGAAGTGTGCCCGTAGCTCAGGTACAAATTACCATGTTTTTGTTATTTGTGTTTGCAATTCCACTATAGGTTTTTGAATTAGGTAATTTTTAACTATGTTGTTGCAAAGGGTACCTTTAATGGTATTCACTTTGAATAATCATCTTTAAAATTTCAATGCAGGCTATAAAAATACTGAATGATGAAATGCAGTGTGATGTCATCAAGATTGGAGGTTTGGTTCGCAATAAGGTGAGCAATTTATATGTGTAAATTTTTTCTTGCTCATAGTGTGTATGTTAAAATTGTTTGTAATAattgactttttttttatttctgaaaGAAACAACTGCTGTAGTGCACAGTGTATGGTTAAAATCTACAGTAGACATTTGAAGAAAAACATCTTAATAAGACTGATGCAAGGTTCTTAGTCTCGTTTTGGACAAAAATCAATTGGCTGTGCCTAATCTTAAAAGGTCGTTTTAATTTGAGGTCCTTCTGCGGTGATCATGACCTTGTCTTTTTTAGGTATTGTTAGTAAAACAGATATGTATTTATCTCTCTTTTCTTGGAATTATATTTAGTTGTTTAGATCTCCCAGAAGTTAAATTTTCTACTTAATTTTTACGAATCAGGCACTTAGTTGTGTTTTACGTCTCTGTTGGTGAAGTCATAGCcagttttattaaaatttaatactGTGAGGTTGGAAGGTGTAACACAAAGGATGTTAATGCCCAAGCAGGAAAGCAATACTAGACTAAAGTGTTAATAAATTTGTTCTATAAGGTAATGGATCAGTTAGAACATGTAGTCTTCAAAAGCCGGCATGCAGTTTGCTCCCACAAGGTCTCAGGTTTGTGTCCCTCTTGGGTACCTTTATGGCAATTGCTATATTTTTCTGGTTCCAAGTATTGTAAGATCTAGCGGGGAGCctagttaaaaaaaaatcacctttcATTTCTATTAGTAGTCTTCAAACTCAAAGTATTTTCAACATTGTGCCCACCTTAGATTAATTACTTAGGGATATTGTTTAGGTGTGTAGTCTGATGACATGCAAAAATATTATAGTTGAAGTTATGCAACATTGTATGTAATATGGATTCCTTTCATGGATAAtgctctctttctttctctctactGGCTATGAGGGAAGTGCAAATTTTTTAAATACTAACAGacctcaaaattaatttaattagcgGTTGGTGGTGTAATTGTATGCAGGAACGGTTTGTTAAACGAAGGCAACATCTTATAGGTCCCAATTCTTCCACTTTAAAGgtgtgtttatttattttaatatgatatGTTAGCTACTATTCTGTAGTTAAAAATAAAGTATATTATCTGTTATTTTTTgaatagacgataattattagaGATGCTTTTCAATACTGGATACACTTATTTGACCCATTTTTAATGGCTTGCAGGCACTTGAAATACTAACTGGATGCTATATTCTGGTTCAAGTAATTATccaatttcccttttctttcatGTGTCCTATGCCAAGACgcatataatttataaaatgacttttttttttatgttgatgCTAAATGAATAGGGGAACACTGTTGCTGCCATGGGCTCATTTAAAGGTTTGAAGCAAGTTAGGAAGATAGTGGAAGATTGCATTCAAAATAAAATGCATCCCGTGTACCATATTAAGGTACGTATCTCggtatttattattaatattatagacTTTTTTCTCTGTactcaacctctcttgattcTCATTTGTAGATCCTGATGATGAGGAAAGAGCTTGAAAAGGATCCTGCTCTTGCAAATGAAAATTGGGATAGGTTTCTTCCCAAATTTAAGAAGTAGGGCATATTCACTCTTTGtcgtctttttttctttttttggtgattgtatttttatttaccAAAGTTATTTACTCCTTTTGTTTGTTTAGGAAAAATGTTAAGCAAAAGAAGGTTAAAAGTAAAGAGAAGAAACCATATACACCATTCCCCCCTCCTCAACAACCTAGCAAGGTGCGTATTTACTATTCGATTCCTGAAAGAGTTTCATAGCGTTGTTCTTTTTGTATGTTTCTACATTACAAGATGCAGTGTATAAAGCCAGTAATCTGCATGAAATTGGTAAAACTTGATGTCATTCCATTCCACTTccttttctatttcttttttcttctcgtATGAGCAATCTTCTTATACAAGTTTTTGATTTAATGAAATTGTTTTTTGTccttgattatcatgtgattttttttctttgcttGCTAAAATTATGATACTTGATATTTCTTCGACCTTTATTGTTATTGCTATTATCTACATATTTGATGAATGTAATATTTAAGAGATTTGTGTTTCATTCCCCTTTTTCTTTTGCCTTTGATTTGAATGTGAGTTTTGAACTACGAGGTTCATCTTTGTGGATTGTTGAAACTGTAAATGAGTCGTTTTGAGAATTATGAGACTAAGAAGATATGCACTAGAAATATATGGCTCTAGTTGGGAagttctctctctctatataaatCTAAGTTGTAAGGACATCTATTGTAGTCGTCAGCCAGAGCAAACATGGTTCAGGTTATGTAACAACTTATCTGAATAATCAACCCTTTTTACATTTTTTAATCCGAACTTACAGTAGTGGAAGCTGATCATGTAAGTCTTCTGGCTGAAAAAAAAAAGTACTAGTTTGAATATAACACCTTGTGGTGCAATATTCATACAAAATGTACAAGTATATTTCCATTTTTCCTCTCTGAGGTACTCATTAAGATTCTTTGCTTGAAGTCAAACCTTTACTCATTGTCCTCTTCTCTCTGGACCATGGTCTGGTCATGTGATAGTCAACACGTGCCATGTGCTTTATGTCTCAACCCTGCAACACCGTTGCTATCATGAGATAGAGATAGAAATATAGAGGCATGTGATATCCTCGAAACATGTATCATGTATATATGATGC
It includes:
- the LOC133824517 gene encoding KRR1 small subunit processome component homolog, which translates into the protein MEHDNGDLEHEVKTNKHKGMHDKPKPWDDDPNIDRWKIEKFDPSWNEGGMLEVSTLFPQYLEKYLQEIWPKVKSALKDHGVSCELNLVDGSMTVTTTRKTKDPYIIVKARDLIKLLSRSVPVAQAIKILNDEMQCDVIKIGGLVRNKERFVKRRQHLIGPNSSTLKALEILTGCYILVQGNTVAAMGSFKGLKQVRKIVEDCIQNKMHPVYHIKILMMRKELEKDPALANENWDRFLPKFKKKNVKQKKVKSKEKKPYTPFPPPQQPSKSTR